Below is a window of Methanobacteriaceae archaeon DNA.
GCTAACGAAAAAGTACATGTTGGCCCAGGAGATAAATTTAATCATTATCCTCATGATAGCATACAGCACAAAACAGGATATACTTTCAATATAGAATTAAAAAACGGATCAGTTTACTATGTAACAACCAGTAGTGAAAATAACATAGGAAAATTAAATCCACTATTCCATCTAGCAGTAAATCATAAAGTTTCAAAATACTTTAGTGACAATGTTGCTACCAAATCCAATATTTTAGGACAGAAAATAAGTTCTGAATATGGTGCTGACGACTTTTTCTCCGTGCCTGTTGAAAACGAGTTTTACATAACTTACATTCAAGGAGAACCAATTGGAGAAAACAGTGACATTAAAAAAGTAGACAAAGTCTTTGATAAAGATGGAAACGAACTATAAAAATGGATGCATCAGCATCCAAAAACTCTTTTTTTATATATTATTCAAATAAAACCATTATAAAATCACCATCAAATATTCTAAATTTAAATATTTAGATAAAAATATTATTAAGTGAACAAATTAGTGATTTATATGGTTTCATTAAAGGAAAAATTTGAATTTATGGATGATGGAATTGACATTCCATTTTATAACGGCACACCAAAGCTGTCGACAGTTGAATGGGGACTTGTACTTTCATCTATTCTATTAACAATAGGATATCTAACTGTAATACGCATACCTGGTGAATATCTCCCAGTAGCTATTTTTTTAACATCAGTTATACCTGCATTATACATCTGCAAAGGTAATTATAACATATTCTTTAAAAAACCAAAGCTTAGAGATATAAAAATAATAATTTTATGTTTAATTGGGATTTATATCTACACAATAGCTATAGGATTTATTTTGCAAAATCTTGTTGGAAATATGGCTGCTCATGCAAGTACTAATGATCCAGCATCCCTAATGACATTA
It encodes the following:
- a CDS encoding CPBP family glutamic-type intramembrane protease, which translates into the protein MVSLKEKFEFMDDGIDIPFYNGTPKLSTVEWGLVLSSILLTIGYLTVIRIPGEYLPVAIFLTSVIPALYICKGNYNIFFKKPKLRDIKIIILCLIGIYIYTIAIGFILQNLVGNMAAHASTNDPASLMTLIIMCIQLMGEEFFKILLLLLIMFVLYKYTNNRSISLFVGLILSMAIFGLVHYNAYSGRIIQILFIQGFGAIFEYYAFLKTKNVWISYIIHVLRDSILELVKMIGY